One window from the genome of uncultured Tateyamaria sp. encodes:
- the dusA gene encoding tRNA dihydrouridine(20/20a) synthase DusA: MQLEQHSRLSVAPMMDWTDRHCRYLHRQLSTHALLYTEMVTAPALVRGGAVHLLDHDVAEHPVALQLGGSDPVELAQAARIGAAAGYDEINLNCGCPSDRVQSGTFGAVLMQDPALVAACVTAMRAAVDVPITVKCRIGVDAQDPEEVLPEFLSRIVAAGCERVIIHARKAWLKGLSPKENRDIPPLDYDLVQRMKGLFPNLHISINGGVATLDAAEALLDSGLDGVMIGRAAYHQPADILAQADRRIFGKGQDRTAENAVAAMLPYIEAHLSAGGRLHQITRHMLGLFAGRPGARAWRRTLSEGATRDGAGPELVMVALAHVTALAPEAKAV; encoded by the coding sequence GGCAACTGAGCACGCATGCGCTGTTGTATACGGAAATGGTGACGGCCCCGGCGCTGGTGCGGGGCGGGGCGGTCCACTTGTTGGATCATGACGTTGCAGAGCATCCCGTCGCGCTGCAACTGGGTGGGTCCGACCCCGTGGAACTGGCGCAGGCGGCCAGGATTGGCGCGGCCGCAGGCTATGACGAAATCAACCTGAACTGCGGCTGCCCGTCCGACCGGGTCCAGTCCGGCACCTTTGGTGCGGTCCTGATGCAGGATCCGGCCCTGGTTGCCGCCTGTGTGACCGCGATGCGGGCTGCTGTGGATGTGCCCATCACGGTCAAATGCCGCATTGGCGTCGACGCGCAGGACCCGGAAGAGGTGCTGCCCGAGTTTCTGTCCCGCATCGTCGCGGCAGGGTGTGAGCGGGTCATAATCCATGCCCGCAAGGCGTGGCTCAAGGGGCTCAGCCCCAAGGAGAACCGCGATATTCCCCCGCTTGACTACGATCTGGTTCAGCGGATGAAGGGCCTGTTTCCCAATCTCCACATCTCGATCAATGGCGGCGTGGCCACGCTGGACGCGGCAGAGGCACTGCTGGACAGCGGGCTGGACGGCGTCATGATCGGGCGCGCGGCCTATCACCAGCCTGCGGATATCCTGGCGCAGGCCGACCGGCGCATTTTCGGCAAGGGCCAGGACCGGACCGCCGAAAACGCGGTTGCGGCGATGCTGCCTTACATCGAGGCGCATCTGTCGGCAGGCGGACGTCTGCACCAGATCACACGCCATATGCTGGGTCTGTTTGCTGGCCGACCGGGCGCGCGCGCGTGGCGGCGGACGCTGAGCGAAGGGGCCACACGCGACGGGGCAGGGCCCGAACTGGTCATGGTCGCGCTGGCCCACGTCACCGCACTGGCCCCCGAAGCCAAAGCAGTGTAG
- a CDS encoding sulfite exporter TauE/SafE family protein has translation MPDTFLLIQMLGVLVVIGAVAGVLAGLLGVGGGIVLVPAFFYAFQTLGYEGPDLMQMCLATSLATIIVTSVRSVMSHNKKGAVDWDILRSWAPGIVIGAVIGMLVVAQLRSTTLQAIFGVLALIVGLYMGLGRATWRLGPAMPTGLGRAALSPGVGFLSVLMGIGGGSFGVPLMSLFAVPIHRAVATAAGFGVLIAVPSVIGFLMVSIDGPVPPLTVGAVNLVAFAVIIAMTLITTPWGVRLAHAMDPGPLKRVFAVFLVLVALNMLRRAFWG, from the coding sequence ATGCCGGACACTTTTCTTCTGATTCAGATGCTTGGAGTTCTTGTGGTGATCGGGGCCGTTGCCGGTGTTTTGGCGGGCCTTCTTGGTGTGGGTGGCGGTATCGTCCTGGTTCCGGCCTTTTTCTATGCCTTTCAGACGCTTGGATACGAAGGACCGGACCTGATGCAGATGTGTCTGGCCACTTCGCTTGCCACGATCATCGTTACGTCCGTCCGGTCGGTCATGAGCCATAACAAGAAGGGTGCCGTCGATTGGGATATCCTGCGCAGCTGGGCGCCCGGCATCGTGATCGGGGCCGTGATCGGCATGCTGGTGGTGGCGCAGCTGCGGTCGACGACCTTGCAGGCGATCTTTGGTGTGCTGGCATTGATCGTGGGCCTGTATATGGGCCTTGGCCGGGCCACCTGGAGGCTTGGGCCGGCAATGCCGACGGGACTGGGGCGGGCGGCACTGTCACCCGGTGTCGGCTTCTTGTCGGTCTTGATGGGCATCGGCGGCGGCAGTTTCGGCGTCCCGTTGATGAGTCTTTTTGCCGTACCCATCCACCGGGCCGTTGCAACCGCTGCCGGGTTTGGGGTGCTGATCGCGGTCCCGTCCGTGATCGGGTTCCTGATGGTCAGCATCGACGGGCCAGTGCCTCCGCTGACAGTCGGCGCGGTCAATCTGGTGGCCTTTGCCGTGATCATCGCGATGACGCTGATCACAACGCCCTGGGGCGTGAGACTGGCGCATGCCATGGATCCAGGGCCCTTGAAACGCGTCTTTGCCGTTTTCCTTGTCTTGGTGGCGCTCAATATGCTGCGCCGGGCCTTTTGGGGCTGA
- a CDS encoding DUF1289 domain-containing protein produces the protein MTDVPSSLVWKRNEIESPCVQICVIHPETRLCTGCARSIDEIGAWSRMSPEDRRAIMAELPNREAAPKGRRGGRAARLKS, from the coding sequence ATGACAGACGTTCCCAGTTCCCTTGTGTGGAAGCGCAACGAGATCGAAAGCCCCTGTGTGCAGATTTGTGTCATCCATCCGGAGACGCGGTTGTGCACTGGCTGTGCGCGGTCGATTGACGAGATCGGGGCCTGGAGCAGGATGAGCCCAGAGGACCGCCGTGCCATCATGGCCGAACTGCCCAATCGTGAGGCCGCGCCCAAGGGTCGGCGTGGGGGTCGGGCCGCGCGACTGAAGAGCTAA
- the ruvX gene encoding Holliday junction resolvase RuvX, translated as MITDNTEAFLAALPPMQALMGLDLGDKTIGVAVSDTFWSVATPLETVRRKKFGVDAARLQDIIAERRVGGLVLGLPRNMDGSEGPRCQSTRAFARNFERLWDGPITFWDERLSTVAAEKALLEADTTRKRRAEVIDHVAAGYILQGLLDRLAAIKRQA; from the coding sequence ATGATCACAGACAACACCGAGGCTTTTTTGGCCGCCCTGCCCCCGATGCAGGCGCTGATGGGGCTGGATTTGGGTGACAAGACCATCGGTGTCGCGGTGTCCGACACATTCTGGTCGGTTGCAACGCCGCTTGAGACGGTGCGGCGCAAAAAGTTCGGGGTGGATGCTGCACGCCTGCAGGACATCATCGCCGAGCGCCGCGTGGGCGGCCTTGTCCTTGGCTTGCCCCGCAACATGGATGGCAGCGAAGGCCCCCGCTGTCAGTCGACCCGTGCCTTTGCGCGCAATTTCGAACGGCTCTGGGACGGTCCGATCACGTTCTGGGACGAACGCCTCAGCACTGTGGCCGCGGAAAAAGCGCTGCTTGAGGCGGATACGACACGCAAACGTCGCGCCGAGGTCATTGATCATGTGGCGGCGGGCTATATCCTTCAGGGGCTGCTGGATCGACTGGCCGCGATAAAGAGGCAGGCATGA
- the ccmI gene encoding c-type cytochrome biogenesis protein CcmI: MGFWIVTAVLTFAVLATLARAMLRGTVGDKPPAAYDLDVYRDQLREVDRDLARGVLSEADAERVRTEVSRRILAADAALQKHTAQAERSGGVVALGVTAGVVIAGAYAIYMQLGAPGYGDLALTDRIEAAQILRDERPGQAAAEASLAGQGTPGDADPDYVALVERLRQAVTTRPDDVQGHELLSRAESRLGNFAEAHAAKAQVLALKGDGATATDFSEYADLLILAAGGYVSPEAETVLERTLALDPTDGPARYYYGLMMTQTGRPDTALRIWDQLLRDGPADAPWIAPVSAQIEEVAIRAGVNYAMPAIGTGRGPTADQIDAAEDLSPGERMEMIQGMVTGLSDRLATEGGPVEDWAQLISALGVLGQMDQARAILINAREVFGGDPRAEDVLSRVADRVGLE, translated from the coding sequence ATGGGATTCTGGATTGTCACAGCCGTATTGACGTTTGCCGTACTGGCCACGTTGGCCCGCGCGATGTTGCGTGGGACAGTCGGGGACAAGCCGCCGGCGGCCTATGATCTGGATGTCTACCGCGACCAGTTGCGCGAGGTGGACCGCGACCTGGCCCGAGGCGTGCTGTCCGAAGCAGATGCGGAACGCGTGCGCACCGAAGTGTCCCGGCGCATTCTTGCGGCGGATGCCGCTCTACAGAAACATACCGCGCAGGCGGAACGCTCGGGCGGTGTTGTCGCACTGGGGGTGACGGCCGGGGTCGTCATTGCAGGCGCCTATGCAATCTACATGCAACTGGGCGCGCCGGGTTATGGTGATCTGGCCCTGACCGACCGGATCGAGGCCGCGCAGATCCTGCGCGATGAACGCCCGGGCCAGGCCGCGGCCGAGGCGAGCCTTGCCGGGCAAGGCACCCCGGGCGATGCAGACCCCGACTATGTCGCGTTGGTGGAGCGGTTGCGGCAGGCCGTCACCACGCGGCCCGACGATGTGCAGGGGCATGAATTGCTCAGCCGGGCAGAAAGCCGTCTGGGCAACTTTGCCGAAGCCCATGCCGCCAAGGCGCAGGTTCTGGCCCTGAAGGGCGATGGGGCAACGGCAACGGATTTTTCCGAATATGCTGATCTGCTGATCCTCGCGGCGGGCGGTTATGTCTCGCCAGAGGCCGAAACGGTGTTGGAGCGGACCCTCGCCCTCGACCCCACGGACGGGCCTGCGCGCTATTACTACGGCTTGATGATGACACAGACCGGGCGCCCTGACACAGCATTGCGCATTTGGGATCAGCTGTTGCGCGACGGCCCGGCTGATGCCCCGTGGATCGCGCCGGTGTCGGCCCAGATCGAAGAGGTCGCGATCCGGGCAGGCGTGAATTATGCCATGCCCGCCATCGGCACGGGCCGTGGGCCGACCGCAGACCAGATCGACGCCGCCGAGGATCTGAGCCCGGGCGAACGCATGGAGATGATCCAGGGCATGGTCACTGGCCTGTCGGATCGGCTTGCCACCGAGGGGGGGCCGGTCGAGGACTGGGCCCAGCTGATTTCGGCCCTTGGTGTATTGGGCCAGATGGATCAGGCCCGCGCAATTCTGATCAACGCGCGTGAGGTTTTTGGCGGCGATCCCCGGGCCGAAGATGTTCTGAGCCGCGTTGCAGATCGCGTTGGTCTGGAATGA
- a CDS encoding sarcosine oxidase subunit beta family protein: MKRYSAFAITREAARYHTGWERAWRAPEPKKKYDVIIVGAGGHGLATAYYLGKNFGITNVAILEKGWLGGGNTGRNTTIIRSNYLQDPSAAIYEKARSLYETMSQDLNYNVMFSPRGVIMLAQTHHEVRGYQRTAHANALQGVKTEFIGPEKVKELVPIIHLDGPRYPVMGGLWQARGGTARHDAVAWGYARACSDMGMDVIQQCEVTGIRREGDKVVGVDTSKGAIDCDKLGIVVAGHSGHLADMAGFRLPIESVALQALVSEPIKPCMDVVVMANTVHGYMSQSDKGEMVIGGGTDGYNNYTQRGSFHHVEETVRALIETFPMISRLKMLRQWGGIVDVTGDRSPILSKTPVEGVFINCGWGTGGFKAIPGSGWAMAELMAKGRSPLTDAFGLDRFREGRFIDESVAAGVAH; encoded by the coding sequence ATGAAACGGTATTCCGCCTTCGCCATCACACGGGAAGCCGCCCGCTATCATACCGGGTGGGAACGCGCGTGGCGCGCGCCTGAACCCAAGAAGAAATACGATGTCATAATCGTGGGTGCAGGCGGGCATGGCCTCGCAACGGCCTACTATCTGGGCAAGAATTTCGGCATCACCAACGTCGCCATCCTTGAAAAGGGCTGGTTGGGTGGCGGCAACACGGGCCGGAACACGACGATCATCCGCTCGAATTACCTCCAGGATCCATCGGCCGCCATCTACGAAAAGGCGCGCAGCCTCTACGAGACGATGAGCCAGGACCTGAACTACAACGTGATGTTCAGCCCGCGCGGTGTCATAATGCTGGCCCAGACCCATCACGAGGTGCGCGGTTATCAACGCACGGCCCATGCCAACGCGCTGCAAGGGGTCAAGACCGAGTTCATAGGCCCCGAAAAGGTCAAGGAACTGGTGCCCATCATCCATCTGGACGGTCCCCGCTACCCGGTCATGGGTGGCCTCTGGCAGGCCCGCGGCGGCACGGCACGCCACGATGCGGTGGCGTGGGGCTATGCCCGGGCATGCTCGGATATGGGCATGGACGTGATCCAGCAATGCGAAGTGACCGGCATCCGGCGCGAGGGCGACAAGGTCGTGGGCGTCGATACGTCCAAGGGTGCCATCGACTGCGACAAGCTGGGCATTGTCGTGGCAGGTCATTCCGGCCATCTGGCCGACATGGCTGGCTTCCGTCTGCCCATCGAATCCGTGGCGCTGCAGGCTCTGGTATCCGAACCGATCAAGCCTTGCATGGACGTGGTCGTTATGGCCAACACGGTGCACGGCTACATGAGCCAGTCCGACAAGGGCGAGATGGTGATTGGAGGCGGCACGGACGGCTACAACAACTACACGCAGCGCGGATCGTTCCACCATGTCGAGGAAACCGTGCGCGCATTGATCGAGACATTCCCGATGATCTCGCGCCTCAAGATGCTGCGCCAATGGGGTGGGATCGTGGACGTGACCGGCGACCGCTCGCCCATCCTGTCCAAAACACCTGTCGAGGGCGTGTTCATCAACTGCGGCTGGGGCACAGGTGGATTCAAGGCGATCCCCGGCTCTGGCTGGGCCATGGCCGAGTTGATGGCGAAGGGCCGGTCGCCGTTGACGGACGCGTTTGGGTTGGACCGCTTCCGCGAGGGCCGTTTCATTGATGAAAGCGTGGCCGCCGGGGTGGCGCATTGA
- a CDS encoding sarcosine oxidase subunit delta gives MLILTCPNCGVTGEETEFHAGGEAHLKRFGPGASDEDFETYLFMRENPKGVHFERWRHVYGCGKWFHAARCTTTLEIFGTYPAQVTEPPQEILDTISEKRPGWTWRDIA, from the coding sequence ATGCTGATCCTGACCTGCCCCAATTGCGGCGTGACCGGCGAGGAAACCGAATTCCACGCAGGCGGCGAGGCGCACCTGAAACGCTTCGGCCCCGGTGCGTCCGACGAGGACTTCGAGACCTACCTGTTCATGCGCGAAAACCCCAAGGGCGTGCATTTCGAACGCTGGCGGCATGTCTATGGCTGCGGCAAGTGGTTTCACGCCGCGCGCTGCACCACCACACTGGAAATCTTCGGCACCTATCCGGCCCAGGTGACCGAACCGCCGCAAGAGATCCTCGACACCATCTCGGAAAAACGCCCTGGCTGGACATGGAGGGATATTGCCTGA
- a CDS encoding sarcosine oxidase subunit alpha family protein produces MSIRLATGGRLLNKDAAVRFTFNGQQMRGFEGDTLASALLANDQMLVGRSFKYHRPRGIVAAGPEEPNALVNLGVEGKFEPNQRATTTELFEGLLATSQNHWPSLEFDVGAINAKLSRFMPAGFYYKMFIHPRPLWKHVYEPFIRQAAGLGQAPKGRDQDTYEHFHTFCDVLVVGGGLAGLLAAKSAASSGARVVLLEQSAHWGGRAPVDGGVVDGKPVDIFVDELVSDLSDMPNVTMRTRTMGAGVYDHGYVLGYERLTDHAPQADGPRHRLWRIRAGHVVTATGAIERPLSFAGNDIPGVMLASAVRDYVVNYGVSPGDRTVIVTNNDDAYRTASALKAAGLAVPVILDARVLPVDSPLVAEAKAAGIRVLMGHGIAKVLGGKRVTGVAVCAQAGEGAVLEEIACDVVAMSGGWSPVVHLWSHCGGKLMWDNDFAMFRPDVDKAPLGADGNGFVSPAGAANGHFGLAELVGDAHAMGQAAARATGHRPRKANAPDANGIEEAPMAPVWLMPQGAGAALRGKAWLDYQNDVKVSDVQLAAQEGFESVEHAKRYTTLGMATDQGKLSNINGLAILSDALNQPIPQTGTTTFRPPYTPISMGAIAGEARGKVFQPIRRTPLHDWHDANGANWEPVGAWRRPYAFVRSGETIHDAVMRETKNVRDNLGLLDASTLGKLIVKGPDAGRFLDMLYTNMMSTLKPGKCRYGLMCNENGFLIDDGVVARLDDLTFLCHTTTGGADSIHQHMEEWLQTEWWDMQVYVANVTEQYAQIAVVGPNARKALEALGGMDVSAEALGFMEWADGTLGGFDVRAYRISFSGELSYEIAVKASEGQAFWDALMTVGDALGVMPYGTEALHILRAEKGFIMIGDETDGTVIPQDLGLHWALSKKKDDYLGKRAQQRTHMADPERWQLVGLETLDGSVLPDGAYAVADGTNANGQRNVQGRVTSSYRSPNLNRGIAMGLVLHGPDRMGEVIDFPGTDGTTYKARIVSPVFYDPDGEKQNV; encoded by the coding sequence ATGAGCATACGTCTTGCCACGGGCGGCCGCCTTCTGAACAAGGATGCCGCCGTTCGATTTACGTTCAACGGCCAGCAGATGCGCGGGTTCGAAGGGGACACATTGGCGTCCGCGCTTCTGGCCAATGATCAGATGCTGGTGGGCCGGTCCTTCAAATACCACCGTCCGCGCGGGATTGTGGCGGCAGGCCCCGAAGAACCCAATGCCCTTGTGAACCTCGGCGTTGAAGGCAAGTTCGAGCCGAACCAGCGGGCCACGACCACAGAACTGTTCGAAGGCCTGCTTGCCACGTCGCAGAACCATTGGCCCAGCCTCGAATTCGACGTGGGCGCCATCAACGCCAAGCTGTCGCGCTTCATGCCTGCGGGCTTTTACTACAAGATGTTCATTCACCCGCGCCCCTTGTGGAAACATGTCTACGAACCGTTCATCCGCCAGGCCGCTGGTCTAGGGCAGGCCCCCAAGGGACGCGATCAGGATACCTACGAACATTTCCACACTTTCTGCGATGTGCTGGTTGTGGGCGGGGGCCTGGCCGGCCTCCTGGCCGCGAAATCCGCCGCATCGTCCGGCGCGCGCGTCGTGCTGCTGGAACAATCGGCCCATTGGGGCGGGCGTGCGCCTGTCGATGGGGGCGTGGTTGATGGCAAGCCTGTGGATATCTTCGTGGACGAACTGGTGTCAGACCTCTCTGACATGCCAAATGTCACGATGCGTACACGGACCATGGGGGCAGGGGTCTACGACCACGGCTACGTGCTGGGATATGAGCGCCTGACCGATCACGCGCCCCAGGCCGATGGTCCGCGCCACCGTCTGTGGCGTATCCGCGCCGGACATGTCGTGACCGCGACCGGTGCAATTGAACGGCCCCTGTCTTTCGCAGGCAACGACATTCCGGGTGTGATGCTGGCCTCTGCCGTGCGGGACTATGTCGTGAACTATGGTGTCAGTCCTGGCGACCGCACGGTGATCGTGACCAATAATGACGACGCATATCGCACCGCAAGCGCTTTGAAAGCTGCAGGATTGGCGGTTCCGGTCATTCTGGATGCGCGGGTTCTGCCCGTCGATAGCCCCCTTGTGGCCGAAGCCAAGGCCGCAGGCATCCGGGTGCTGATGGGCCACGGCATTGCCAAGGTGCTGGGGGGCAAACGTGTCACCGGCGTGGCCGTATGCGCGCAGGCCGGCGAAGGGGCCGTGCTGGAAGAGATCGCGTGTGACGTGGTCGCCATGTCCGGCGGGTGGTCACCGGTTGTGCACCTGTGGTCCCATTGCGGTGGCAAGCTCATGTGGGACAATGATTTTGCCATGTTCCGCCCGGATGTGGATAAAGCGCCGCTGGGCGCAGATGGCAACGGCTTTGTCAGCCCGGCCGGCGCGGCGAACGGGCATTTCGGACTGGCCGAACTGGTGGGCGACGCCCATGCGATGGGGCAGGCGGCGGCCCGGGCAACGGGCCACCGACCAAGGAAGGCAAATGCGCCCGATGCAAACGGCATCGAAGAGGCCCCCATGGCCCCGGTCTGGCTGATGCCGCAAGGGGCAGGGGCGGCGCTGCGCGGAAAGGCGTGGCTTGATTATCAGAACGACGTCAAGGTGTCGGACGTGCAGCTTGCGGCCCAGGAGGGTTTCGAAAGTGTCGAACACGCAAAACGCTACACCACGCTTGGCATGGCAACGGATCAAGGCAAGTTGAGCAATATCAACGGCCTCGCGATCCTGTCTGACGCACTGAACCAGCCCATTCCACAGACCGGCACGACAACCTTCCGCCCCCCCTATACGCCCATCTCGATGGGGGCGATTGCGGGCGAGGCGCGCGGCAAGGTGTTCCAGCCGATCCGCCGCACCCCGCTGCATGACTGGCACGATGCCAACGGCGCGAACTGGGAACCGGTGGGGGCATGGCGCAGGCCATATGCCTTCGTACGCAGCGGCGAAACCATCCACGACGCCGTGATGCGCGAAACGAAGAATGTGCGGGACAACCTGGGCCTTCTCGATGCCTCGACCCTGGGCAAGCTGATTGTCAAGGGACCGGATGCGGGCCGCTTTCTCGACATGCTCTACACCAACATGATGAGCACGCTGAAGCCCGGCAAATGCCGCTACGGCCTGATGTGCAACGAAAACGGGTTCCTGATCGATGACGGCGTTGTCGCGCGGCTCGATGATCTGACATTCCTTTGCCACACCACAACCGGCGGGGCGGACAGCATCCACCAGCACATGGAGGAATGGCTGCAAACCGAATGGTGGGACATGCAGGTCTATGTCGCCAACGTGACCGAGCAATATGCCCAGATCGCGGTGGTTGGGCCCAACGCCCGCAAGGCGCTGGAAGCGCTGGGTGGTATGGACGTGTCAGCAGAGGCGCTTGGCTTCATGGAATGGGCCGATGGCACGCTTGGCGGGTTCGACGTGCGCGCCTATCGCATCTCTTTCTCAGGCGAACTCAGCTACGAAATCGCGGTGAAGGCGTCCGAGGGGCAGGCGTTCTGGGATGCGCTCATGACGGTTGGGGACGCCCTTGGCGTGATGCCATACGGTACCGAAGCGCTGCATATCCTGCGCGCCGAAAAGGGGTTCATCATGATCGGGGACGAAACGGACGGCACCGTCATCCCGCAGGACCTTGGTCTGCACTGGGCCTTGTCCAAAAAGAAGGACGACTACCTTGGCAAACGCGCCCAGCAGCGCACCCATATGGCCGACCCGGAACGCTGGCAGCTTGTCGGGCTTGAAACACTGGACGGGTCCGTTCTGCCGGACGGGGCCTATGCGGTCGCGGACGGAACAAACGCGAATGGTCAGCGCAACGTGCAGGGCCGCGTGACGTCGTCGTACCGCTCGCCGAACCTGAACCGCGGCATCGCCATGGGCCTGGTTCTGCATGGACCGGACCGGATGGGCGAGGTCATCGACTTCCCCGGCACGGATGGCACAACCTACAAGGCCCGGATCGTCAGCCCGGTCTTCTATGACCCGGATGGGGAGAAGCAGAATGTCTAA
- a CDS encoding sarcosine oxidase subunit gamma family protein, with protein sequence MSNAVSALGGVAWSDGIAMVAEVPLQGMITLRGPLGDPKVKNAATGVAAVDMPAQGAANCVEYRGICWMSPDELLVLCPYDTVGPNLEKMRATLGDLHSLCVDVSDARAVFDVSGPLAREVMAKLVPVDLAPDAFTPGMFRRTRMAQVPAAFWLHEADRFRIICFRSQAQYVFDLLCTAAQKGSAVNIF encoded by the coding sequence ATGTCTAATGCTGTCAGCGCCTTGGGCGGGGTCGCGTGGTCGGATGGAATCGCGATGGTCGCAGAGGTTCCATTGCAGGGCATGATCACGTTGCGCGGCCCGTTGGGGGACCCCAAGGTCAAGAACGCCGCCACAGGCGTGGCTGCCGTCGACATGCCCGCCCAGGGCGCCGCCAATTGCGTCGAATACCGCGGCATCTGCTGGATGTCCCCAGACGAACTCCTGGTGCTGTGCCCCTATGACACGGTCGGCCCCAACCTCGAGAAGATGCGCGCAACGCTCGGCGATCTGCACAGCTTGTGTGTCGATGTGTCGGACGCCCGTGCGGTGTTCGACGTCTCCGGCCCGCTTGCCCGCGAAGTGATGGCCAAGCTGGTGCCGGTGGACCTTGCGCCCGACGCATTCACCCCCGGCATGTTCCGACGCACCCGCATGGCCCAGGTGCCCGCCGCCTTCTGGCTGCACGAGGCGGACAGGTTCCGCATCATCTGTTTCCGCAGCCAGGCGCAATACGTGTTCGACCTGTTGTGCACCGCGGCGCAAAAAGGCAGCGCCGTGAACATATTCTGA